A segment of the Oscillospiraceae bacterium genome:
ATTACTTTCCTAACTGATAGAAGCCCACCTTGCGGTAAACCTTGGAAAGTGTCTTCTGGGCAAGATAAGATGCACTGCGCGCACCCTCCGCCATTATTTTTTCAAGCTCGTCCTTGTTTTCAAGCAGCATGTTGAATTTGTCCTGTACCGGCTTAAGTCCGTCAGCACACGCCTCGCCTACTGCCAGCTTGAAGTCTGCATAGCCTTTACCGTCAAACTCACGCTCGATTTCCTCGTGTGTCTTACCTGTAAAGCAGGAGTAGATGTTCATGAGGTTTGCAATGCCCATACGGCTTTCGTCGTATTTTACAAGTGCATCACTGTCGGTAACGGCACGCTTGAACTTGCGGATAATATCATCTCTGCTGTCGGTGAGAAATACAGCCGCATTGGGGTTTTCCTCAGATTTGGACATTTTCTTTTCCGGCTCGGCAAGCGACATTATTTTTGCACCCGCTTTTGCAAAATAAGGCTCGGGAATGGTAAATGTGGGGGAATAAACAGTATTGAAGCGCTCGGCGATATCGCGGGCTATTTCAATGTGCTGCTTCTGGTCTGCACCTACGGGTACCATGTCCGCCTGATACAGAAGTATATCCGCCGCCATCAAAACGGGATAGGTGAAAAGACCTGCGTTGATATTATTGGCATTCTTGGCGGATTTATCCTTGAACTGTGTCATTCTGGATAATTCACCGAACATTGTGTAACAGCTGAGCACCCAGTTAAGCTCAGCATGCTGATGCACGTGACTCTGCACAAAAAGGGTGTTTTTTGCAGGGTCAAGTCCGCAGGCTATGTATATTGCCAGTGTTTCCAGTGTTCTGCGGCGAAGCTCGGCAGGGTTCTGACGCACCGTGATGGCGTGAAGGTCAACTACGCAGTACAGACAGTTATATTCGTCCTGCAGAAGCTCCCAGTTG
Coding sequences within it:
- the trpS gene encoding tryptophan--tRNA ligase, whose product is MENTKKTILSGVQPSGTLTIGNYLGALRNWELLQDEYNCLYCVVDLHAITVRQNPAELRRRTLETLAIYIACGLDPAKNTLFVQSHVHQHAELNWVLSCYTMFGELSRMTQFKDKSAKNANNINAGLFTYPVLMAADILLYQADMVPVGADQKQHIEIARDIAERFNTVYSPTFTIPEPYFAKAGAKIMSLAEPEKKMSKSEENPNAAVFLTDSRDDIIRKFKRAVTDSDALVKYDESRMGIANLMNIYSCFTGKTHEEIEREFDGKGYADFKLAVGEACADGLKPVQDKFNMLLENKDELEKIMAEGARSASYLAQKTLSKVYRKVGFYQLGK